The Echinicola jeungdonensis genome segment TATGAGCCATGAAATTCGGACTCCGCTAAATGGAATTTTGGGAAGTACAGAAACTATCATGTCCAGAAACCAAGATAACCAGGAATTGGTGGGGCAATTGCAGATAATATTGGAAAGTGGGGAAAGGTTGCTTCAAACCATAAATAGCATCCTGGACATGTCCAAGATTGAGGCCAACAAAATGGAGGTCATATATGAAAAGACCCAGATCAATGATTTTTTGTCCAAGATATTACTTCCATTAAAAAATCTGGCCATAAAAAACAACCTTTTGTTGACTGCCAAGTTTGAAACTAAAGCTTTGGAAGGGAAGGTGGATAGAAGGTTTTTAGAAATGATTGTCAATAATATTGTAGGCAATGCCATCAAATATAGTCCTGAGGGATTGATTCGTTTTACTGCCAGGCAGGAAAAAAACAGCTTATTAATCCTTGTTCAAGATAACGGTATTGGAATGAGTGAGGATTTTGTTAAGAATATTTTTAATCCCTTTGAACAGGAAAGTGTTGGATATGACCGGAAATTTGAGGGAACTGGGTTGGGGCTAAGTATCACCAAAAACCTGGTAACCATCTTGGGCGGAGAAATTACCATTCAAAGTAAGCCAAAAGAAGGCACCCTTGTAAGGGTGATTTTACCGATCTATTAATTATTATTGTGAATAATACCTTATAAGCCGAAAGCGGATTATTGAGATAAACCACCAGCATATGTTAGCTCTTAGAATTTTAATCACCGAGGATGATAATGTTTCTGCTCTGCTCCTGAAAAAAGCCCTGGAAAAAAACAACCATGAAATAGTGGGAGTGGCTGCAACAGGTGAGGAAGCCCTGAATTTTTTGGATGATAGTGAAGTGGACTTGGTTATGATGGATATTAACCTTGGGGGGGATTTGGATGGCATCAAAACTACAGAAATCATCAATGAAAAATATGACATCCCGGTGGTTTACCTGACAGCAAGTTCTGATGAAGATACCCTCCAGAAAATTGCAGGTACTAATCCAAGTGCCTACGTCATTAAGCCTTTTAATATCAGGGAACTCAACATGATGATTGAGTTGGCCATATTTAAAGATAAAAAGGAAAAAGAGCTACAGAAACTAAACAATGAGCTTGAAGAAAAGGTGAAACAGCGTACAGCTGATCTCAACGAGGCCAATAAAGAATTGAAAAAAGCATTGGAAAAGGAAAGGGAAATCGGGGAGCTGAAATCCCGAATCGTTCAAAATGTTTCCCATGGATTTAAAACCCCGCTTACGTCCATTCTCAGTTCTGCCCAATTGTTGCAGATATATGCAGAAAAAGACCACCCTTTCAGGCAAAAAATAGCCAAACATTCCAAAAAGATTGAAAACTCTGTAAGGAGCTTAAATAATCTTTTGACTTCCGTTTTGTTTTTTGGAAAAGCAGATGCCAATAAAATTGATTATAAACCTGCGCGTTTTTTTACCACTCCCTTTTTTAATGAGTTGTTAGATGTGGTAAAAGCCAATAATGATAATGAAGTCACCATAACCACCGATTTTGTCAATGTTCCAAAATCCATAAAATCCGATGCAGAGCTACTCTACCAGGTTTTTGAAAATTTGCTTTCTAATGCATTAAAATATTCAAAAAAAAATGGTCATGTAGATTTCAAGGTGGAGATGAAAGAAAATACACTTTTTATCGAGATTAAGGATGATGGGATTGGCATTCCCAAAAAAGAACAAGATCAGTTGTTTGACCGTTTTTTTAGAGCAAAAAATGTTGGGATTACAGAGGGTTCCGGATTAGGACTTTCCATCGTGAAAAAATGCATGGATGTGATGCATGGGGAAATTGAAGTAGAAAGTGATTCAGGAAAGGGGTCCACTTTTAATTTGAAGATACCATTGGGATGATTTATACGGAAGGCCTATCATATAAATATCAGCATTCCGGGCAAATTAAGATTCCTGATATTTCTTTGGAGGCAGGAAGAGAATTGCTGGTATTGGGAAGGTCCGGGTCTGGGAAAACTACTTTACTGAATATTTTAGGGGGACTATTGAAGCCCCTGCAAGGTAAGGTGATAATAGACGGGGTGGATTTATATCAAATGAAAGGAGCCCGGCTTGATAAATTCAGGGGAGCCCATATAGGAATGGTATTTCAAAAGCCACATATCTTGCCCCCTTTGACAGTGGAGGAAAACCTGAAAATAGCACAATTTTTTGCAGGAAAAACAAATGGCAGGCAGCTCAAAATGATTCTTGAGGACCTGGGGATGACCTATAAAGCCAAATCCAAAGTTCAAAATCTAAGTGAAGGGGAAGCCCAAAGGTTATCCATAGCACGGGCTTTGGTAAACGGCCCGAAAGTAATCTTAGCCGATGAGCCTACAGCCAGTTTGGATGATTTTCATGCCGAAAAAGTTATTCGCTTATTAAAATTACAGGCCCATAAAATGAATTCTGCCCTGATCATTGTTACCCATGATCAGAGAATAAAACAACATATTTCTGATCAGATCATAATGGGAGGTGATTTATGAATATGTTGCAATTAAGCTGGAAATACCTTTTGGCTAAACCACTTAATACGGGCTTGAACATTTTACTTCTATCTTTAGGCCTTGCCATTATTACAGTGTTGATCCTGATCCAGGATCAACTGGAGTCCAAAATGAATAATGATGCCCAAGGCATCGACCTTGTAGTGGGTGCAAAAGGGAGTCCGCTGCAATTGATTCTATCCAGTGTTTATCATATAGATTTTCCGACCGGCAATATCAATTTGGAAGAGGCGGAAAGTATCACCAAAAACAGATTGGTAAAAAATGCTATCCCTCTTGGCCTGGGAGACAATTACCAGGGTTTTAGAATCGTAGGGACGAACCATGATTTCCTTTCCCTTTACGGGGTGGAGTTATCTCAGGGAGGTTTATGGGAGAAGCCCTTTGAGGTGGTTTTGGGAAGTGAGGTAGCCAAAAAATTAAATTTGCGTGTGGGAGACCGTTTTTTAGGATCCCATGGTATCAGTGTTGGCAGTCATGAACATGACCAATCTGAATATTTAGTGAAGGGGATTTTGCAACATTCCGGAAAAGTAGTGGACCGCTTAGTGTTGACCAGTTTGGAATCAGTTTGGTACACCCATGATGAAAAGCATGATTCTGATAAACTAGAAAGAAAAGTAGAAACCAAAGGATTTCCCCAAATTAGTCAGGATAGAGAAATCACTTCCTTACTAATTCAATTTCGCAGCCCTATGGCTGCAATAAGGTTGCCACGGTTTATCAACAGCAGAAGTTCATTACAAGCCGCCTCCCCATCCTTTGAAATGGCTAGGTTATTTGAATTATTGGGAATGGGAGTAACCCTAATAAAAGGATTGGCGATGGTAATAATATTTATTGCTGGCCTGGGCATTTTTATTGCATTGTACAATTCACTGAAGGAAAGGAAATATGATTTAGCAGTCATGCGAACAATGGGAGCATCCAAAGGACAACTTTTTTTTCATATAATTCTGGAGGGATTGATATTGACTGTTTTGGGGGCACTGACCGGAATAGGTTTGGGGCACTCTTTTCTGTATATTTTGGTTATAAACTTCCAACAAACGGCAATTAGTGGTTTATCTGCTACCTATTTTCTGAGTGAGGAATTATGGATTTTGCTATATGCGGTGTTGGTAGGTGTCCTTGCTTCATTGATTCCAGCTTTGAGTGTATACAAAGCGGATATTGCCAAGCAACTCACCTGACAAATCGAAATATACCATGAAAATAAATAAGACTTGTTTGCTTTTATTATTCTTACTATTGGCAATTTGTGCCAATGCACAAGAAAAGCAAAATATTTGGCGGGCACTATCCGAAGTTTCCTATGAAATTAGTGAGGATGATTATGGGGAGCTTTATTTGCCTGCATTTAGTGAAAAAATAAAAAAACTGGAAGGAAAAGAAGTGGCAGCCGAAGGTTACATCATTCCATTTGAAGGTATGTTCAAACCCCATCATATCATTCTTTCCTCTTTGCCCATTGCAGAATGTTATTTTTGTGGGTCGGGTGGACCGGAAACTGTAATGGAAGTTTATTTAAAAGAACCTATTGAATATACCTCCAAGCGGGTAAAGGTGAAAGGAACTTTAAAATTGAATGCGAAGGATCCTGAAAAATTGATGTACATTCTTCAGGAAGGCAAATTGGTTGACGATTGACCAACAACCTCATCTAAAAAATGAATCGAAAAGGAATTGGCTCCCCCTCAAAAAAAATACTGGAATTTCCCTTTTCGATATATAGTCTATCTCTGTTATTTCAACTACAATGGGGCCCCAAAAGCCCCGAAGATGGCTTTATTTTCCGTTTCATTTGGGGGTTAAATGTAATGATCTTAAGAAAATATTTATTTAAATTAAGGATCAATTTTGAAAATAATTTAAAACAAAAGATATGTTAAAGGTATTAAATGGTGCTTTGGTTTTTCTTCTTATTATTGGACTATTATCCTGTTCGTCAAATAGGGTTGATAATGAGGAATTAAAAGAGGAGGTCATAAGCATCCATGATGAAGTGATGCCCAAAATGGGGGAGCTGAAATCTCTCCAAAAGGAATTTTCCCAAAAAGCCCAGCAGCTTACTTTGGAGGATTCAGTTGCCCATAAAGAGGAGGTTAAAGAACTTAAAAATGTAGCGCAAGAATTGGAGCAGGCTTATGAGGGGATGTTTGAATGGATGCGTCAGTTTGAGGTGGATTTTCAGGATATGACTGAAGAGGAAGTTACCCAGTACCTCAATGAACAAAAAGAAAAGGTGAAACAGGTAAATAAATCTATTAAGGAAGCATTGGAGAAGGCTGAAAAACTAAAAAGTGAATAAGATGGTTTTTTATTGATTTAAATATTGATTGACCTTGTTGGCATCGATCAATATTTCTTTTTGCCCAAAAACATTATATATGTAGGTGGTGATTTCTGCAATTTCCAAATTTGTTAATTGAGGGTTGGCAGGCATTTGCTGGTTATATTCTATTCCATTGACCATTATTTTTCCAGAAATTCCATTTTTTAGGATTTGCACAGTTTTGCTAATGTCCTGCATCATATAATCGGAATTTTTTAATGGCGGAATAAGTTTGCCCAGCCCCTCGCCATTATCCTTATGACAATTGGCACAAAGCTGTTGGTAAAGGACTCTCCCCGCTATGGCATATTGTCTGGTCTTTATATCCTCAATATTATTTAAGGAAAATTCCTCCTTTTCATTTTTTGAGGACCCGCTGCAGCTCCCAGCAATAATCCCAATTAAAATAAGGGCTCCAAAACTAAATTTCATCATTTTTTTTATTGAGAATGAGTGGAATGTCCTGGATCAATTCGTTTACCTGGTCTTCTTTAGTCCCGTCATAAACTCCTCGGATATGTCCTTTTCGATCCACTAATACAAAAGCTCCACTATGAAGAAACCCACCAGGTTCATTTTGATCTTCCATTGCGGTAGTCATATAGCTGGTTTGGCCAATTTCAAAAATTTTTTCCTTATCACCAGTTAAAAAGTGCCAGGTGGAAGCATCCTGAATGCCCAGTCTTTGAGAATAATCTTTCAAAAGGGCGACAGTGTCATATGTTGGATCAATTGAGTGGCTTAAGATCTGAAAATCTGGATTATTTTTAAATTCCTCATATACCCTTAGCATTTGGCTTTTCATAATAGGGCAAATGGTGGGGCAGGAGGTGAAGAAAAAATCGGCAACATAGACTTTCCCTTCTACATCAGCATTGGTAATGGTATCTCCATCCTGGTTATAAAAAGAAAATGGGGCAATTTGGTGAAAAACAGTGTCCATAACCTTTTTACCATCTACCATTTTTTCTTCTGTATATTTATGGCCTAAGATGGGAAGTTC includes the following:
- a CDS encoding hybrid sensor histidine kinase/response regulator, whose product is MLALRILITEDDNVSALLLKKALEKNNHEIVGVAATGEEALNFLDDSEVDLVMMDINLGGDLDGIKTTEIINEKYDIPVVYLTASSDEDTLQKIAGTNPSAYVIKPFNIRELNMMIELAIFKDKKEKELQKLNNELEEKVKQRTADLNEANKELKKALEKEREIGELKSRIVQNVSHGFKTPLTSILSSAQLLQIYAEKDHPFRQKIAKHSKKIENSVRSLNNLLTSVLFFGKADANKIDYKPARFFTTPFFNELLDVVKANNDNEVTITTDFVNVPKSIKSDAELLYQVFENLLSNALKYSKKNGHVDFKVEMKENTLFIEIKDDGIGIPKKEQDQLFDRFFRAKNVGITEGSGLGLSIVKKCMDVMHGEIEVESDSGKGSTFNLKIPLG
- a CDS encoding ABC transporter ATP-binding protein encodes the protein MIYTEGLSYKYQHSGQIKIPDISLEAGRELLVLGRSGSGKTTLLNILGGLLKPLQGKVIIDGVDLYQMKGARLDKFRGAHIGMVFQKPHILPPLTVEENLKIAQFFAGKTNGRQLKMILEDLGMTYKAKSKVQNLSEGEAQRLSIARALVNGPKVILADEPTASLDDFHAEKVIRLLKLQAHKMNSALIIVTHDQRIKQHISDQIIMGGDL
- a CDS encoding ABC transporter permease, whose protein sequence is MNMLQLSWKYLLAKPLNTGLNILLLSLGLAIITVLILIQDQLESKMNNDAQGIDLVVGAKGSPLQLILSSVYHIDFPTGNINLEEAESITKNRLVKNAIPLGLGDNYQGFRIVGTNHDFLSLYGVELSQGGLWEKPFEVVLGSEVAKKLNLRVGDRFLGSHGISVGSHEHDQSEYLVKGILQHSGKVVDRLVLTSLESVWYTHDEKHDSDKLERKVETKGFPQISQDREITSLLIQFRSPMAAIRLPRFINSRSSLQAASPSFEMARLFELLGMGVTLIKGLAMVIIFIAGLGIFIALYNSLKERKYDLAVMRTMGASKGQLFFHIILEGLILTVLGALTGIGLGHSFLYILVINFQQTAISGLSATYFLSEELWILLYAVLVGVLASLIPALSVYKADIAKQLT
- a CDS encoding c-type cytochrome; the protein is MMKFSFGALILIGIIAGSCSGSSKNEKEEFSLNNIEDIKTRQYAIAGRVLYQQLCANCHKDNGEGLGKLIPPLKNSDYMMQDISKTVQILKNGISGKIMVNGIEYNQQMPANPQLTNLEIAEITTYIYNVFGQKEILIDANKVNQYLNQ
- a CDS encoding SCO family protein, with protein sequence MLKHNLSILAILASILLVWNCTSKEEKNKELPILGHKYTEEKMVDGKKVMDTVFHQIAPFSFYNQDGDTITNADVEGKVYVADFFFTSCPTICPIMKSQMLRVYEEFKNNPDFQILSHSIDPTYDTVALLKDYSQRLGIQDASTWHFLTGDKEKIFEIGQTSYMTTAMEDQNEPGGFLHSGAFVLVDRKGHIRGVYDGTKEDQVNELIQDIPLILNKKNDEI